CGTGATGGTGCGGCGCAGATCGACACGATGGCGGGCCTGACCTCTGAGAAGATCGACGCGGTGCAGCGCGCGTTGCCGGCCGCCCAGGCCGGTGAGGCGGAGGCGACAACGGAAGCCTCCCCGACATCGACCCTTGCCCCGCTCGCCGCCATGCTGCTCGCCGCCCTCGTCGTTTGCGGCGGTTTCCTCCTCGGCTCCCAGCGCAACCGGTGGGTCATTGGGGGCGGTGCGGTCTTTTTCGCGCTGGTGGGTTACGTGCTCGCCGTCATCGTGGGCTCCGGTCTGAGTGCTACCGCCCAGGCGGTGGGAGCGGTGGCGCTTGTCGCCGGCGCCCTTGCTTCCGCGGGCCTGTCGCGCGCCATATTTTCGACGTGTGGGCCCCGGGTTGGCTTGGGGGTGGCGGCCGCGCTCGTCACCATCCAAATCGGTGTGGTCGGTTGGGTATGGAAGTCCGCGACGACGGGCGCGGCAGGCGACATCGCCGAGGCGGTGTCGAGCGCGATGCCGATGCACTGGGTCACGGCCGCGTTGTCGGCGGCCGGCAACGGTGGGGCGCCGCACGCCATGTGGCTGGGAATCGCGCTAAGCGCCGCCTTGGCTGCTGTGGGGCTCGTGCCCGCGTTTAAAACGAACCGGACACCCCGCGACGGGAGTGTGCGGAACTCACCGTCTTGGTAACCACAATCCCGTCCTGACAGCCCATGGTGACGACGCTTCGTGCACACCTGGGCAGTTTTGCGGACGAGTCCGCCGGGCAGTTGCCCGGAGAGAAAGCGGCGCTCCATTGGAAATCATGTCCTTGTGGGGGTGGCGCGAAAAACCGGCGCTCCCCCCTCTGTGAAAGAGTGAAGAACGCCGGTTGACCGTGGTCGGGATAACAGGATTTGAACCTGCGACCTCTTCGTCCCGAACGAAGCGCGCTACCAAGCTGCGCCATATCCCGGTACTGGGGATACTTTAGTGCAGCCCCTCCCTGAGGCCAAAACTGCAGGTCTCAGTGCTTTCGCTCACTCATGCGCAGCAGTGCGGCGGAGGGACGGCAGAAGATGCGCACTGGCGCGTACTTCGAGGTGCCCAGCCCGTTGGAGACCTCCATCCACATCCGCCCAAAGCGATGCAGCCCCGATGCGCGCGCAGCGTCGATGTCCGCGTTGGTCACGATCGCACGCTCACCGGGCAGGCAAATCTGGCCGCCGTGGGTGTGGCCGGCTAGGGCAAGGTCGTAACCGTCAGCCTCGAAGGCGGAGAGCACCTTGCGGTAGGGGGCGTGGAGCAACGCGATGGAAAGGTCGGCGTCAGGGTTGGGAGCGCCCGCGACCTGCGAGTAGTCGTCTAAGTCGTGGTGCGGGTCATCCACCCCCGCCAGCGCCAGCTTCAGCCCACCCGCCTTAAACTCCAGCCGGCGATGCGTCGCATCCTGCCAGCCGCGTTCGATAAAGGCTGCTCGCATCCCCTTCCACGGCAGGTCTATGTACGACGGCTCCCGCTTCTGGTCCAGCAGGTACTTCACGGGGTTGACGGGCCGGGGGGCCCAGTAATCGTTCGTACCAAAGACGAAGGCGCCCGGTCTGTCCAACAGCGGGCCCAGCGCGTCGAGCACCCAAGGCACCCCCGCCGGGTCGGAGAGGTTGTCACCGGTGTTGATCACCAGGTCGGGGTTTAGCGCGTCGAGAGCCGAGACCCACGCGACTTTAGTCTCCTGGCCGGGGATCATGTGCAAATCCGACACGTGGAGAATGGTGAAGTCCTTCGACCCGCGCAGGGTACCGGGCTCCAAGATGGGCAGCTCGTACGTCTTCAAACGGAACTGTCGCAGTTCACGGTTGCCCGCGGCGAGCGCGAGGGCGCCGACGGCCGCGGTCGAGCCGGCAAGGGACAGGATCACTCGCGAAGTTTTCACCCGTTCCACGTTACTGGGCCGATGTGGAGAGCCCCGCTGGGCGCCTTTCGTGTCTGTGCCGTCGCGTACTCTCGGGGGCATGAGTGAGCTCAAAGAGAGAATCCGCGCTGACCTGAAGGAATCGATGAAGGCCAAGGAAAAGGTGCGCACGGGCACGATCCGTATGCTGCTCGCCGCCATTCAGGCCGCGGAGACCGAGGGGTCGAAGCACGAGGTTGACGACAACGACATCATCAGCATCGTCGCCCGCGAGATTAAGAAGCGCCGCGAGTCGGCGGACATTTACCGCATCAACGGGCGCGACGACCTCGCCGACAACGAGCTCGCCGAAGCTGAGGTCCTCGAGGCGTACCAGCCGCAGCAGCTTGACGACGGTGCTCTGGCCGCCCTCGTTGACGAAGCGGTCGCGGAGACG
The nucleotide sequence above comes from Corynebacterium capitovis DSM 44611. Encoded proteins:
- a CDS encoding metallophosphoesterase; this encodes MKTSRVILSLAGSTAAVGALALAAGNRELRQFRLKTYELPILEPGTLRGSKDFTILHVSDLHMIPGQETKVAWVSALDALNPDLVINTGDNLSDPAGVPWVLDALGPLLDRPGAFVFGTNDYWAPRPVNPVKYLLDQKREPSYIDLPWKGMRAAFIERGWQDATHRRLEFKAGGLKLALAGVDDPHHDLDDYSQVAGAPNPDADLSIALLHAPYRKVLSAFEADGYDLALAGHTHGGQICLPGERAIVTNADIDAARASGLHRFGRMWMEVSNGLGTSKYAPVRIFCRPSAALLRMSERKH
- a CDS encoding GatB/YqeY domain-containing protein, which codes for MSELKERIRADLKESMKAKEKVRTGTIRMLLAAIQAAETEGSKHEVDDNDIISIVAREIKKRRESADIYRINGRDDLADNELAEAEVLEAYQPQQLDDGALAALVDEAVAETGAHSMAQMGQVMKAATAKAAGRVDGKRLSEAVKAHLSQ